A window from Labrus mixtus chromosome 14, fLabMix1.1, whole genome shotgun sequence encodes these proteins:
- the phldb1a gene encoding pleckstrin homology-like domain family B member 1 isoform X3, with amino-acid sequence MDLHVSDNSDSPANMERMSRTKVDQGRQTHQVLQSTPLDLIETGKSLRVQAERPHLVSLGSGRLSTAITLLPLQEGRTTLGSGGTDIPLQGPGIAATHCYIENQAGSITLYPCGNQCSVDGLPITKPYRLSQGCMLCFGQSAFFRFNHPEEALRMKSMLPGGSQGLSSIKSHPNDIHSVLNGNYHSPTSNGDSKNNNLAKNLQDSLVLKASSSSGSKLPIRQNSPPNMLNGRNGSTTEDSCSFRGQNLGNKTPPVPSRSPQINSAPVPHPRGTLSVAGSGTSEGLRAQESPKLLRNVRAEATASPTPSRGSGHSTENSKIPSPAKFSPAAPSSPRVRGSSLQKRSPSPMRALHHSHVDVPQRIRTPEPAGSTSRRNLPPHSPYASRKGTPGLQGTAPVPESPQGHRKQTASKAEAMRVMYAQSPSSHPELEKEPGGKQIRPGDAMSGLGSMSGLSPFSSPQGKRKTPCMTGSSSKDQSITKPYTRERKNSISKISDNEDELLEYHRWQREERLREQEMEKIERQRLETILNLCAEYNHEDSAVELAEVVRSGLLGGSCSETGRGMSLQGLDRAQRVTENDEETQREESSSTESTHQECEELLVGQEQIYLEEERSRVLARVDDWKQRVSELEQQLQETKQEVEMEQALLQAERRAEQEQVEAENEIISQLQLKLSQLDKATQKEKDKGRANVSAERKALEKQRNEYNELKRQFDKCPLSLREQLQEQLSRRAEALESGTKQFEELEFCQLEAESSLEEKKDTQSSQLLQERAEYHCSVAKRKEKMGALDAQVKQLGLQAAQDCERIAKDRTVTLQLLHKEQDRLCALEKRYHAITGGRNFPKHNSSMKEEYLRLSDIYRMYGNAALQPHSSSPAALHCLSLAVAPTLPCEEYITVNQLSQIFGMQRLDPPSSSSTPSFQHASSHASFSYHQTACGPPAFLSAQSQPELSRDVMPPLNLESWYQEIMSAGEQSCPPPLPAKTFSTRRQGQLLKSKSDGEVGQAALCSAAALSHSGAAAHDRNASAKGLQLMLREMSNPLDMESRRQFVLQNKDLSPTVHHSILHHQTPPSGNQAYDTLSLESSDSMETSVSTGNNSACTPESACGLEAQRIEEMEKMLKEAQQEKARLIENREREVQARRQMLEEERRRREEAERRLLDETAHRQRLVEEEVKMREKHFSQARPMTRYLPNRKEEFDLRSHVESSGHNVDTCPFVILNEKMCKGHLVKMGGKIKSWKKRWFVFDRLKRNFSYYVDKHETKLKGLIYFQAIEEVYYDHLRSATKSPNPSLTFCVKTHDRLYYMVAPSPEAMRIWMDVIVTGAEGYTQFMS; translated from the exons atg gATCTTCATGTGTCAGATAACTCTGACAGTCCAGCCAACATGGAGCGCATGAGCAGGACTAAAGTGGACCAGGGGAGACAGACGCACCAGGTCTTACAG AGCACTCCTTTAGACCTGATAGAGACAGGCAAGTCTCTCAGAGTCCAGGCAGAGCGCCCCCACCTGGTCAGTTTGGGAAGTGGACGCTTGAGCACGGCTATAACCTTGCTTCCACTGCAGGAAG GGAGGACCACGCTGGGCAGCGGGGGGACAGATATCCCTCTGCAGGGCCCCGGGATCGcagctacacactgctacatcgaGAACCAAGCAGGCAGCATCACACTGTACCCATGTGGGAACCAGTGCTCAGTGGATGGGCTGCCCATCACAAAACCATATCGCTTGTCACAAG GGTGCATGCTGTGTTTTGGTCAGTCTGCTTTTTTCCGCTTCAACCATCCAGAGGAAGCCCTGCGGATGAAGAGCATGCTGCCTGGAGGGAGCCAAGGACTGAGCAGCATAAAATCTCACCCTAACG ACATCCACAGTGTCCTAAACGGGAACTATCATTCTCCCACAAGTAATGGAGActctaaaaacaacaacctggcAAAGAACCTGCAGGACTCCCTGGTGCTGAAGGCCTCCTCCTCATCAGGATCCAAACTGCCGATACGTCAGAACTCTCCTCCAAACATGCTCAACGGGAGAAACGGCTCCACGACAGAGGACTCGTGCAGCTTTCGCGGTCAGAACCTTGGCAACAAAACCCCGCCTGTCCCGTCCAGGTCGCCTCAAATCAACAGCGCTCCTGTCCCCCATCCGCGAGGCACACTTTCTGTGGCTGGGAGCGGTACTAGTGAAGGTCTGAGGGCCCAAGAGAGCCCGAAGCTTCTTAGGAATGTAAGAGCAGAAGCAACGGCGAGCCCCACACCTAGCAGGGGGTCAGGGCACAGCACAGAAAACTCTAAAATACCATCCCCCGCCAAGTTTTCCCCAGCAGCTCCATCCAGCCCCCGGGTGAGAGGTTCCTCCCTGCAGAAGAGATCGCCCAGTCCCATGAGAGCTCTGCACCACTCTCATGTAGATGTCCCTCAAAGGATCAGGACTCCAGAGCCCGCTGGGTCCACAAGTCGGAGAAATCTTCCCCCTCACAGCCCTTACGCGTCCCGCAAGGGGACTCCAGGATTGCAGGGCACGGCTCCTGTTCCCGAGAGCCCCCAGGGACATCGCAAGCAGACCGCTTCAAAGGCAGAAGCCATGAGGGTCATGTACGCCCAGAGTCCATCGTCTCACCCTGAGCTGGAGAAGGAGCCCGGAGGGAAGCAGATAAGACCTGGAGATGCCATGTCAGGCCTGGGCTCTATGTCTGGTTTATCTCCTTTTTCAAGTCCTCAAGGCAAAAGAAAGACCCCCTGCATGACCGGATCCTCCAGCAAGGACCAGAGTATTACAAAACCTTATACTCGGGAACGCAAAAACAGCATCTCTAAGATCAGTGACAATGAGGATGAGCTACTGGAGTACCACCGctggcagagagaggagaggctgcGGGAGCAGGAGATGGAGAAAATA GAGCGACAGAGACTGGAGACCATCCTGAATCTGTGTGCAGAGTATAACCATGAGGACAGTGCTGTGGAGCTGGCTGAGGTGGTGAGGAGTGGGCTTCTGGGAGGAAGCTGCTCGGAGACAGGACGCGGTATGTCTCTTCAGGGATTAGACCGAGCCCAGAGGGTGACGGAGAACGATGAAGAGACCCAGAGAGAGGAGtccagcagcacagagagcacACACCAAGAG TGTGAAGAGCTGTTAGTTGGGCAAGAGCAAATctacctggaggaggagaggagcagggtcCTTGCCCGGGTCGATGACTGGAAGCAGAGAGTCAGTGAACTGGAGCAGCAGCTACAAGAGACCAAACAGGAG GTGGAGATGGAGCAGGCCCTGCTGCAGGCAGAGCGCCGGGCAGAGCAGGAGCAGGTGGAGGCTGAAAACGAAATCATTTCACAGCTGCAGCTCAAACTCAGCCAACTGGACAAGGCCACCCAGAAAGAGAAGGACAAG gggAGGGCTAATGTGTCGGCTGAGCGGAAGGCCCTGGAAAAGCAGAGGAATGAGTACAATGAGCTGAAGAGGCAGTTTGATAAGTGCCCCTTGTCTCTAAGGGAACAGTTACAGGAGCAGCTCAGCAGG AGAGCTGAAGCTCTGGAGTCTGGGACCAAGCAGTTTGAGGAGCTGGAGTTCTGTCAGCTGGAGGCAGAGAGCAgtctggaggagaagaaggacaCGCAGAGCTCGCAGCTTCTCCAGGAGAGAGCCGAGTATCATTGCAGCGTGGCCAAGAGGAAG GAGAAGATGGGTGCTCTGGACGCTCAGGTGAAGCAGCTGGGTTTGCAAGCAGCTCAAGACTGTGAGAGGATTGctaaagacaggacagtgaccCTGCAGCTGTTACACAAG GAGCAGGACAGATTGTGTGCTCTAGAGAAGAGGTACCACGCCATCACAGGAGGGAGAAACTTcccaaaacacaacagcagcatgAAGGAG GAGTACCTCCGGCTCTCTGATATCTATAGGATGTACGGAAATGCTGCTCTGCAACCTCACTCTTCTTCCCCTGCTGCTCTCCATTGCCTTTCCCTCGCTGTGGCTCCAACTCTGCCATGTGAG GAGTACATCACAGTCAACCAGTTAAGCCAGATCTTTGGGATGCAGAGACTTGATcccccctcttcctcatctACTCCATCATTCCAACATGCCTCCTCTCACGCCTCCTTCTCATACCACCAAACTGCATGTGGTCCTCCCGCTTTTCTCTCAGcacag AGCCAGCCTGAGCTGAGCAGGGATGTAATGCCTCCACTTAACCTCGAGAGCTGGTACCAGGAGATCATGTCTGCTGGGGAGCAGTCATGTCCTCCTCCACTGCCTGCAAAGACTTTTTCCACACGCAGACAGGGGCAG ctatTAAAGTCAAAATCGGACGGTGAGGTTGGACAGGCAGCATTATGCAGCGCTGCAGCTCTGTCACACTCAGGTGCTGCTGCTCATGACAGAAATGCGTCCGCCAAG GGGCTACAGTTGATGCTGAGAGAGATGTCAAACCCATTAGACATGGAGTCCAGGAGACAGTTTGTCCTGCAGAACAAAG ATCTGTCTCCCACAGTCCATCACTCCATCCTCCATCATCAGACGCCACCCAGTGGAAACCAGGCGTACGACACGCTGAGCCTGGAGAGCTCAGACAGCATGGAGACCAGCGTCTCCACCGGCAACAACTCCGCCTGTACCCCAGAAAG TGCCTGTGGGCTGGAGGCCCAGAGGATAGAGGAGATGGAAAAAATGCTGAAGGAGGCGCAGCAGGAAAAAGCCCGGCTGATCGAGAACAGA GAGAGGGAGGTGCAGGCTCGGCGGCAGATGTTGGAGGAGGAGCGGAGGAGGCGAGAGGAGGCTGAGAGGAGGCTTCTGGATGAGACGGCCCACAGGCAGaggctggtggaggaggaggtgaagatgAGAGAGAAACACTTCTCCCAG GCCCGTCCAATGACGCGCTATCTGCCAAACCGGAAGGAGGAGTTTGACCTACGTTCCCACGTGGAGTCGTCGGGTCACAACGTAGACACCTGCCCCTTCGTCATCCTCAACGAGAAGATGTGCAAGGGTCACCTGGTGAAGATGGGCGGCAAGATCAAGTCGTGGAAGAAACGCTGGTTCGTTTTTGACCGTCTCAAGAGGAACTTCTCTTATTATGTCG acaAGCACGAGACCAAACTGAAAGGACTCATTTACTTTCAGGCCATTGAAGAGGTTTACTACGATCACCTGCGCAGTGCCACAAAG AGTCCAAACCCGTCTTTGACCTTCTGTGTGAAAACCCACGACCGCCTCTACTACATGGTGGCCCCGTCCCCGGAGGCCATGAGGATCTGGATGGATGTCATAGTAACGGGAGCCGAGGGCTACACCCAGTTCATGAGCTGA
- the phldb1a gene encoding pleckstrin homology-like domain family B member 1 isoform X2, whose protein sequence is MDLHVSDNSDSPANMERMSRTKVDQGRQTHQVLQSTPLDLIETGKSLRVQAERPHLVSLGSGRLSTAITLLPLQEGRTTLGSGGTDIPLQGPGIAATHCYIENQAGSITLYPCGNQCSVDGLPITKPYRLSQGCMLCFGQSAFFRFNHPEEALRMKSMLPGGSQGLSSIKSHPNDIHSVLNGNYHSPTSNGDSKNNNLAKNLQDSLVLKASSSSGSKLPIRQNSPPNMLNGRNGSTTEDSCSFRGQNLGNKTPPVPSRSPQINSAPVPHPRGTLSVAGSGTSEGLRAQESPKLLRNVRAEATASPTPSRGSGHSTENSKIPSPAKFSPAAPSSPRVRGSSLQKRSPSPMRALHHSHVDVPQRIRTPEPAGSTSRRNLPPHSPYASRKGTPGLQGTAPVPESPQGHRKQTASKAEAMRVMYAQSPSSHPELEKEPGGKQIRPGDAMSGLGSMSGLSPFSSPQGKRKTPCMTGSSSKDQSITKPYTRERKNSISKISDNEDELLEYHRWQREERLREQEMEKIERQRLETILNLCAEYNHEDSAVELAEVVRSGLLGGSCSETGRGMSLQGLDRAQRVTENDEETQREESSSTESTHQECEELLVGQEQIYLEEERSRVLARVDDWKQRVSELEQQLQETKQEVEMEQALLQAERRAEQEQVEAENEIISQLQLKLSQLDKATQKEKDKRAEALESGTKQFEELEFCQLEAESSLEEKKDTQSSQLLQERAEYHCSVAKRKEKMGALDAQVKQLGLQAAQDCERIAKDRTVTLQLLHKEQDRLCALEKRYHAITGGRNFPKHNSSMKEEFLHISEPDLAYADGPPHTLCPSSASFSSSHTPSPELYPVRPQEEYLRLSDIYRMYGNAALQPHSSSPAALHCLSLAVAPTLPCEEYITVNQLSQIFGMQRLDPPSSSSTPSFQHASSHASFSYHQTACGPPAFLSAQSQPELSRDVMPPLNLESWYQEIMSAGEQSCPPPLPAKTFSTRRQGQLLKSKSDGEVGQAALCSAAALSHSGAAAHDRNASAKGLQLMLREMSNPLDMESRRQFVLQNKDLSPTVHHSILHHQTPPSGNQAYDTLSLESSDSMETSVSTGNNSACTPESACGLEAQRIEEMEKMLKEAQQEKARLIENREREVQARRQMLEEERRRREEAERRLLDETAHRQRLVEEEVKMREKHFSQARPMTRYLPNRKEEFDLRSHVESSGHNVDTCPFVILNEKMCKGHLVKMGGKIKSWKKRWFVFDRLKRNFSYYVDKHETKLKGLIYFQAIEEVYYDHLRSATKSPNPSLTFCVKTHDRLYYMVAPSPEAMRIWMDVIVTGAEGYTQFMS, encoded by the exons atg gATCTTCATGTGTCAGATAACTCTGACAGTCCAGCCAACATGGAGCGCATGAGCAGGACTAAAGTGGACCAGGGGAGACAGACGCACCAGGTCTTACAG AGCACTCCTTTAGACCTGATAGAGACAGGCAAGTCTCTCAGAGTCCAGGCAGAGCGCCCCCACCTGGTCAGTTTGGGAAGTGGACGCTTGAGCACGGCTATAACCTTGCTTCCACTGCAGGAAG GGAGGACCACGCTGGGCAGCGGGGGGACAGATATCCCTCTGCAGGGCCCCGGGATCGcagctacacactgctacatcgaGAACCAAGCAGGCAGCATCACACTGTACCCATGTGGGAACCAGTGCTCAGTGGATGGGCTGCCCATCACAAAACCATATCGCTTGTCACAAG GGTGCATGCTGTGTTTTGGTCAGTCTGCTTTTTTCCGCTTCAACCATCCAGAGGAAGCCCTGCGGATGAAGAGCATGCTGCCTGGAGGGAGCCAAGGACTGAGCAGCATAAAATCTCACCCTAACG ACATCCACAGTGTCCTAAACGGGAACTATCATTCTCCCACAAGTAATGGAGActctaaaaacaacaacctggcAAAGAACCTGCAGGACTCCCTGGTGCTGAAGGCCTCCTCCTCATCAGGATCCAAACTGCCGATACGTCAGAACTCTCCTCCAAACATGCTCAACGGGAGAAACGGCTCCACGACAGAGGACTCGTGCAGCTTTCGCGGTCAGAACCTTGGCAACAAAACCCCGCCTGTCCCGTCCAGGTCGCCTCAAATCAACAGCGCTCCTGTCCCCCATCCGCGAGGCACACTTTCTGTGGCTGGGAGCGGTACTAGTGAAGGTCTGAGGGCCCAAGAGAGCCCGAAGCTTCTTAGGAATGTAAGAGCAGAAGCAACGGCGAGCCCCACACCTAGCAGGGGGTCAGGGCACAGCACAGAAAACTCTAAAATACCATCCCCCGCCAAGTTTTCCCCAGCAGCTCCATCCAGCCCCCGGGTGAGAGGTTCCTCCCTGCAGAAGAGATCGCCCAGTCCCATGAGAGCTCTGCACCACTCTCATGTAGATGTCCCTCAAAGGATCAGGACTCCAGAGCCCGCTGGGTCCACAAGTCGGAGAAATCTTCCCCCTCACAGCCCTTACGCGTCCCGCAAGGGGACTCCAGGATTGCAGGGCACGGCTCCTGTTCCCGAGAGCCCCCAGGGACATCGCAAGCAGACCGCTTCAAAGGCAGAAGCCATGAGGGTCATGTACGCCCAGAGTCCATCGTCTCACCCTGAGCTGGAGAAGGAGCCCGGAGGGAAGCAGATAAGACCTGGAGATGCCATGTCAGGCCTGGGCTCTATGTCTGGTTTATCTCCTTTTTCAAGTCCTCAAGGCAAAAGAAAGACCCCCTGCATGACCGGATCCTCCAGCAAGGACCAGAGTATTACAAAACCTTATACTCGGGAACGCAAAAACAGCATCTCTAAGATCAGTGACAATGAGGATGAGCTACTGGAGTACCACCGctggcagagagaggagaggctgcGGGAGCAGGAGATGGAGAAAATA GAGCGACAGAGACTGGAGACCATCCTGAATCTGTGTGCAGAGTATAACCATGAGGACAGTGCTGTGGAGCTGGCTGAGGTGGTGAGGAGTGGGCTTCTGGGAGGAAGCTGCTCGGAGACAGGACGCGGTATGTCTCTTCAGGGATTAGACCGAGCCCAGAGGGTGACGGAGAACGATGAAGAGACCCAGAGAGAGGAGtccagcagcacagagagcacACACCAAGAG TGTGAAGAGCTGTTAGTTGGGCAAGAGCAAATctacctggaggaggagaggagcagggtcCTTGCCCGGGTCGATGACTGGAAGCAGAGAGTCAGTGAACTGGAGCAGCAGCTACAAGAGACCAAACAGGAG GTGGAGATGGAGCAGGCCCTGCTGCAGGCAGAGCGCCGGGCAGAGCAGGAGCAGGTGGAGGCTGAAAACGAAATCATTTCACAGCTGCAGCTCAAACTCAGCCAACTGGACAAGGCCACCCAGAAAGAGAAGGACAAG AGAGCTGAAGCTCTGGAGTCTGGGACCAAGCAGTTTGAGGAGCTGGAGTTCTGTCAGCTGGAGGCAGAGAGCAgtctggaggagaagaaggacaCGCAGAGCTCGCAGCTTCTCCAGGAGAGAGCCGAGTATCATTGCAGCGTGGCCAAGAGGAAG GAGAAGATGGGTGCTCTGGACGCTCAGGTGAAGCAGCTGGGTTTGCAAGCAGCTCAAGACTGTGAGAGGATTGctaaagacaggacagtgaccCTGCAGCTGTTACACAAG GAGCAGGACAGATTGTGTGCTCTAGAGAAGAGGTACCACGCCATCACAGGAGGGAGAAACTTcccaaaacacaacagcagcatgAAGGAG gaatTTCTTCACATCAGCGAGCCTGACCTTGCTTATGCGGACGGTCCTCCTCATACCCTCTgtccctcctctgcctccttctcatCCTCTCACACCCCCTCCCCTGAATTATATCCTGTTAGACCGCAAGAG GAGTACCTCCGGCTCTCTGATATCTATAGGATGTACGGAAATGCTGCTCTGCAACCTCACTCTTCTTCCCCTGCTGCTCTCCATTGCCTTTCCCTCGCTGTGGCTCCAACTCTGCCATGTGAG GAGTACATCACAGTCAACCAGTTAAGCCAGATCTTTGGGATGCAGAGACTTGATcccccctcttcctcatctACTCCATCATTCCAACATGCCTCCTCTCACGCCTCCTTCTCATACCACCAAACTGCATGTGGTCCTCCCGCTTTTCTCTCAGcacag AGCCAGCCTGAGCTGAGCAGGGATGTAATGCCTCCACTTAACCTCGAGAGCTGGTACCAGGAGATCATGTCTGCTGGGGAGCAGTCATGTCCTCCTCCACTGCCTGCAAAGACTTTTTCCACACGCAGACAGGGGCAG ctatTAAAGTCAAAATCGGACGGTGAGGTTGGACAGGCAGCATTATGCAGCGCTGCAGCTCTGTCACACTCAGGTGCTGCTGCTCATGACAGAAATGCGTCCGCCAAG GGGCTACAGTTGATGCTGAGAGAGATGTCAAACCCATTAGACATGGAGTCCAGGAGACAGTTTGTCCTGCAGAACAAAG ATCTGTCTCCCACAGTCCATCACTCCATCCTCCATCATCAGACGCCACCCAGTGGAAACCAGGCGTACGACACGCTGAGCCTGGAGAGCTCAGACAGCATGGAGACCAGCGTCTCCACCGGCAACAACTCCGCCTGTACCCCAGAAAG TGCCTGTGGGCTGGAGGCCCAGAGGATAGAGGAGATGGAAAAAATGCTGAAGGAGGCGCAGCAGGAAAAAGCCCGGCTGATCGAGAACAGA GAGAGGGAGGTGCAGGCTCGGCGGCAGATGTTGGAGGAGGAGCGGAGGAGGCGAGAGGAGGCTGAGAGGAGGCTTCTGGATGAGACGGCCCACAGGCAGaggctggtggaggaggaggtgaagatgAGAGAGAAACACTTCTCCCAG GCCCGTCCAATGACGCGCTATCTGCCAAACCGGAAGGAGGAGTTTGACCTACGTTCCCACGTGGAGTCGTCGGGTCACAACGTAGACACCTGCCCCTTCGTCATCCTCAACGAGAAGATGTGCAAGGGTCACCTGGTGAAGATGGGCGGCAAGATCAAGTCGTGGAAGAAACGCTGGTTCGTTTTTGACCGTCTCAAGAGGAACTTCTCTTATTATGTCG acaAGCACGAGACCAAACTGAAAGGACTCATTTACTTTCAGGCCATTGAAGAGGTTTACTACGATCACCTGCGCAGTGCCACAAAG AGTCCAAACCCGTCTTTGACCTTCTGTGTGAAAACCCACGACCGCCTCTACTACATGGTGGCCCCGTCCCCGGAGGCCATGAGGATCTGGATGGATGTCATAGTAACGGGAGCCGAGGGCTACACCCAGTTCATGAGCTGA